Proteins encoded in a region of the Triticum dicoccoides isolate Atlit2015 ecotype Zavitan chromosome 3A, WEW_v2.0, whole genome shotgun sequence genome:
- the LOC119272481 gene encoding ABC transporter I family member 11, chloroplastic-like: protein MAASTSSSVRKVSYRPPRTERNLLNQTSLSLREKSFGLIFGRSGSGNTTLLHLLAGLSEPTSGSICIQKYDDSGNPMGLSEVLAPERVGIIFQFPERYFLSDTILEEVTFGWPRQKADIPLREELTLKLQNAINSVGQSAISLDKDPQSLSGGFKRRLALAIQLVQTPDLLLLDEPLAGLDWKARADVMNLLRDLKKDHTILVVSHDLRELYPLVDRSWRMEMGGVLKEEPLPV, encoded by the exons GTTAGAAAAGTCAGCTACCGACCTCCTCGAACTGAGCGAAACTTATTGaatcaaactagtctctctctccgGGAGAAAAG TTTTGGTTTGATATTTGGACGGAGTGGGAGTGGAAATACCACACTTTTACAT CTTTTGGCCGGTCTATCAGAACCTACCTCTGGTTCAATTTGCATTCAGAAGTATGATGATAGTGGAAATCCAATGGGTCTGTCGGAAGTGTTAGCTCCTGAAAGAGTTGGTATTATATTTCAGTTTCCTGAGAG GTACTTCTTATCAGATACTATACTTGAAGAAGTTACTTTTGGATGGCCAAGGCAAAAGGCAGACATTCCTTTGAGGGAGGAACTCACTTTAAAACTTCAGAATGCCATTAACTCT GTTGGTCAAAGTGCCATTTCATTGGATAAGGATCCACAGTCTCTCAGTGGTGGATTTAAGCGGCGACTTGCTTTGGCAATTCAACTG GTTCAAACTCCTGATTTATTGTTGCTTGATGAGCCCCTCGCTGGACTTG ATTGGAAAGCTCGGGCTGATGTTATGAATCTCCTGAGGGACCTAAAGAAAGACCACACCATACTGGTTGTAAGTCATGACCTAAG AGAACTATACCCGCTGGTAGACCGGTCATGGAGAATGGAAATGGGGGGTGTTTTGAAGGAGGAACCTTTACCTGTATAG